The following coding sequences are from one Triticum aestivum cultivar Chinese Spring chromosome 5A, IWGSC CS RefSeq v2.1, whole genome shotgun sequence window:
- the LOC123103288 gene encoding cyclin-D3-2 translates to MAFAALFVDSLYCPEEHHDLFQEPAEEQWPDQQPLVALDDELPALFEVFRGKEEVLLREGGDGYGGDARRQAAVGWATRAAARLGFSALTAALAAAYLDRCFLSGGALRLGDQPWMARLAAVACVALAAKVEETRVPVLLDLQLCAAESAGDADVFDAKTVRRMELLVLSALAWRMHPVTPFSFLHPVLAAARLRQCESVLLAVMPDWSWPRYRPSAWAAAALLATAGYGSGDGDAELLALINAPEDEVAECVKILSGEAAAGFMGFGGDNKRKRAAAGLHSPPLSPSGVIGAAAYFSCESSSSSADSRSGAATAWPGSVSVSSSPEPAGRPLKRATATAMMLPPDEESRDAWR, encoded by the exons ATGGCCTTTGCCGCGCTCTTTGTTGACTCGCTCTACTGCCCGGAGGAGCACCACGACCTGTTCCAGGAGCCGGCCGAGGAGCAGTGGCCGGATCAGCAGCCGCTGGTGGCTCTTGACGACGAGCTGCCGGCGCTGTTCGAGGTGTTCAGGGGCAAGGAGGAGGTGCTGCTGCGGGAGGGCGGCGACGGGTACGGCGGCGACGCGAGGAGGCAGGCGGCCGTGGGGTGGGCGACGCGCGCGGCGGCCAGGCTCGGCTTCTCCGCCCTCACGGCCGCGCTCGCCGCCGCGTACCTCGACCGCTGCTTCCTCAGCGGCGGCGCGCTGCGGCTCGGGGACCAGCCGTGGATGGCGcggctcgccgccgtcgcctgcgtGGCGCTCGCCGCTAAGGTGGAGGAGACGCGGGTGCCCGTGCTCCTCGACCTCCAGCTCTGCGCCGCCGAGAGCGCCGGCGACGCCGACGTGTTCGACGCCAAGACGGTGCGCCGGATGGAGCTCCTCGTGCTCTCCGCGCTCGCCTGGCGGATGCACCCCGTCACGCCATTCTCCTTCCTCCACCCCGTGCTCGCCGCCGCGCGCCTGCGCCAGTGCGAGAGCGTCCTGCTCGCGGTAATGCCAG ACTGGAGCTGGCCACGGTACCGCCCGTCGGCGTGGGCTGCGGCGGCATTGCTCGCGACGGCCGGCTACGGCAGTGGCGACGGCGACGCCGAGCTCTTGGCGCTCATCAACGCCCCCGAG GACGAGGTGGCGGAGTGCGTCAAGATCCTctccggggaggcggcggcgggattcATGGGCTTCGGCGGCGACAATAAGCGCAAGCGCGCGGCAGCGGGGCTGCACTCGCCGCCGCTGAGCCCGAGCGGCGTGATCGGCGCGGCGGCATACTTCAGCTGCGAGAGCTCGTCCAGCAGCGCGGACTCACGCTCCGGCGCCGCCACCGCCTGGCCGGGGTCAGTCTCCGTGTCGTCCTCCCCGGAGCCCGCCGGCCGGCCGCTCAAGCGCGCCACCGCCACGGCGATGATGCTTCCACCCGACGAGGAGAGCCGCGACGCCTGGCGTTAG